From Hippea alviniae EP5-r, one genomic window encodes:
- the gap gene encoding type I glyceraldehyde-3-phosphate dehydrogenase: MAIKIAINGFGRIGRAFFRTAIGYDDIDIVAINDLTDAHTLAHLLKYDSVHGVLREHEIKSEDDEIIFDGKRIKVYAETNPANLPWKDLGVDLVIESTGRFRTKDKAELHLKAGAKKVVISAPAKGGDVPTVVLGVNDEGFDFKGNNVISNASCTTNCVAPIAKILHDSFTIIHGFMTTVHSYTNDQRILDLPHKDLRRARAAAENIIPTTTGAAIAVGIVVPSLKGKLDGISIRVPTSNVSIVDLVVEVEKKTSIEEVNEAVKKASETNMKGIVEYIDEPVVSKDLNGNPYSSIFDSLETMVIDGTLIKVLSWYDNEWGYSSRLRDLVLRIAKEGF; encoded by the coding sequence ATGGCTATAAAGATTGCTATCAATGGTTTTGGAAGGATAGGAAGAGCCTTTTTTAGAACTGCAATAGGCTATGACGATATAGATATAGTTGCAATAAACGATTTAACAGATGCTCATACACTTGCCCATCTTTTGAAATACGATTCGGTTCACGGTGTGTTAAGGGAACACGAGATAAAGTCTGAAGATGATGAGATTATTTTTGATGGAAAGAGAATAAAGGTTTACGCAGAGACAAACCCTGCCAATCTGCCGTGGAAGGATTTGGGTGTTGATTTAGTTATAGAGTCAACGGGAAGATTTAGGACTAAAGATAAAGCCGAGCTTCACCTTAAGGCTGGAGCAAAAAAGGTTGTGATAAGTGCACCGGCTAAAGGTGGAGATGTGCCAACAGTTGTTCTTGGTGTGAACGATGAAGGATTTGATTTTAAAGGCAATAATGTTATCTCAAATGCATCTTGCACAACAAACTGCGTTGCTCCGATAGCTAAAATTTTGCACGATAGCTTCACCATTATCCATGGTTTTATGACAACAGTTCACTCATATACAAACGACCAGAGAATTTTGGATTTGCCGCATAAGGATTTAAGAAGGGCTCGTGCAGCAGCAGAGAATATCATACCCACAACAACAGGTGCTGCAATAGCCGTTGGCATTGTTGTGCCATCCTTGAAAGGTAAGCTTGATGGAATATCTATTAGGGTTCCGACTTCCAATGTCTCTATAGTTGACCTTGTTGTTGAAGTCGAGAAGAAGACGAGCATCGAAGAGGTAAACGAAGCCGTTAAAAAGGCATCAGAGACAAATATGAAGGGTATCGTTGAGTATATTGATGAGCCTGTTGTATCAAAGGATTTGAATGGCAATCCATATTCGAGCATATTTGACAGTCTTGAGACGATGGTTATTGATGGAACGCTTATTAAGGTGCTCTCTTGGTATGACAATGAGTGGGGATACTCTTCAAGGCTTAGAGACCTTGTTCTAAGGATAGCAAAAGAGGGGTTTTAA
- a CDS encoding amino acid-binding protein, which produces METSKYRITQISVFIENKKGRFYNTTRVLKEAGVNIRAMSLADTMDFGILRFVVDKPSEAFEALQEANFIVKTNPVIAVAISDKVGGLSDLLKLISDLDLNIEYMYTFVNNLDNKAVMLFKFEEIDEAIEKLLKAGAELLDEEYFERI; this is translated from the coding sequence ATGGAGACATCAAAATACAGAATAACCCAAATAAGCGTCTTTATAGAAAATAAAAAGGGCAGATTCTACAACACAACAAGGGTTTTAAAAGAAGCAGGTGTCAATATTAGAGCTATGAGCCTTGCAGACACGATGGACTTTGGTATTTTAAGATTCGTGGTTGACAAACCAAGCGAAGCATTTGAAGCCTTACAGGAAGCAAACTTTATAGTAAAGACAAACCCTGTCATAGCTGTTGCCATAAGTGATAAGGTTGGCGGTTTGAGTGATTTATTAAAACTTATAAGCGACTTGGACTTAAACATAGAGTACATGTACACATTTGTAAATAACTTAGACAACAAAGCCGTTATGCTGTTTAAGTTTGAAGAGATAGACGAAGCCATAGAGAAGCTTCTAAAAGCAGGTGCAGAGCTACTTGATGAAGAATACTTCGAAAGGATTTAG
- a CDS encoding AMP-binding protein has protein sequence MMFWEKEKETMDRKSIEELQVELLREKIEYAYKNVPFYRKKFEEAGITKESIKSIEDIRKLPFTTKIDFRDNYPFGLLARPMKEIVRIHSSSGTTGKPTVVAYTRKDIETWSNLVARIAAAAGVNDEDIVQIAFGYGLFTGGFGLHYGLEKIGAAIIPASSGNTKRQVMIMQDYGATVLVCTPSYALYIGEVARKIGIDPKKDLKLRIGMFGAEPWSEQMRKKIEENLGIKAYDNYGLSEIIGPGVAGECEAQNGMHIAEDHFIAEIINPETGQPAKDGEYGELVITSLTKEALPVFRYRTRDITRITKEPCKCGRSFARMDKPIGRTDDMLIIRGVNIFPSQIEEVLFNIEGISPHYQIIVDRINNLDTITVMVEANANLFFDEMKKQKQLLDRINAELKTTLGIEVDVKLVEPNSIQRSEGKAKRVIDKRKF, from the coding sequence GTGATGTTCTGGGAAAAAGAAAAGGAAACTATGGATAGAAAAAGCATAGAAGAGTTGCAGGTTGAACTTTTAAGGGAAAAGATAGAATACGCCTACAAGAATGTGCCGTTTTATAGAAAGAAGTTTGAAGAAGCAGGTATAACCAAAGAGTCAATAAAATCTATAGAAGACATAAGAAAACTGCCATTTACAACAAAGATAGATTTCAGAGACAACTATCCGTTTGGGCTTTTAGCTCGCCCAATGAAGGAAATAGTAAGAATTCACTCATCAAGCGGCACAACAGGAAAACCAACCGTTGTTGCATACACACGAAAGGATATAGAAACATGGAGTAATTTAGTTGCAAGGATAGCTGCAGCAGCTGGAGTAAACGACGAAGATATTGTCCAGATAGCCTTTGGATACGGTCTATTTACTGGTGGTTTTGGCCTTCATTATGGACTTGAAAAGATTGGTGCAGCCATTATACCTGCATCAAGCGGAAATACAAAGAGACAGGTAATGATAATGCAGGATTACGGCGCAACGGTGCTTGTCTGCACACCAAGTTATGCACTCTATATTGGAGAAGTTGCAAGGAAAATAGGCATAGACCCTAAGAAGGACTTAAAGCTGCGCATAGGTATGTTCGGTGCTGAACCATGGAGCGAGCAGATGCGCAAAAAGATAGAAGAAAACTTAGGCATAAAAGCCTATGACAATTATGGACTGAGCGAGATAATCGGGCCTGGTGTTGCTGGTGAGTGCGAAGCTCAGAACGGCATGCACATAGCTGAAGACCACTTCATAGCCGAAATAATCAACCCAGAAACAGGCCAACCAGCAAAAGACGGAGAATACGGCGAGCTGGTTATCACAAGCCTAACCAAAGAAGCCCTGCCGGTGTTTAGATATAGAACACGAGACATAACAAGAATAACAAAAGAACCTTGCAAATGCGGAAGAAGTTTTGCAAGAATGGACAAACCCATAGGCAGAACAGACGACATGCTCATAATAAGAGGCGTCAACATCTTCCCGAGTCAGATAGAAGAAGTTTTATTTAACATTGAAGGTATATCTCCGCATTATCAGATAATCGTTGACAGAATCAATAACCTTGATACGATAACCGTAATGGTTGAAGCAAATGCAAATCTCTTTTTCGATGAGATGAAGAAACAAAAACAGCTGCTTGACAGAATAAATGCAGAGCTAAAAACAACACTCGGCATTGAAGTTGATGTAAAACTGGTTGAGCCAAACTCAATTCAGAGGAGCGAAGGCAAGGCAAAAAGGGTAATAGACAAAAGAAAGTTTTAA
- a CDS encoding HIT family protein — protein sequence MDKLWAPWRIGYILSDKKEDGCVFCNAFNSKNDEEKLVLFRSKHSFIIMNLYPYNAGHLMVVPNRHISNPIELTEEEQLDMFKLTNKCIEILKKVMNPDGFNLGMNLGRSAGAGIDDHIHIHIVPRWNGDTNFMPILSDTKVISESLKETYKKLKGVL from the coding sequence ATGGATAAATTATGGGCTCCATGGCGTATAGGATACATTTTATCAGATAAGAAAGAAGATGGCTGTGTCTTCTGCAATGCATTTAACTCAAAAAACGATGAAGAAAAACTCGTCCTGTTTAGGTCAAAACACTCATTCATCATTATGAATCTATATCCTTACAATGCAGGACATTTAATGGTTGTGCCAAACAGACACATAAGCAATCCAATAGAGCTAACAGAAGAAGAGCAGCTTGACATGTTTAAATTGACAAATAAATGCATAGAGATATTAAAAAAGGTGATGAACCCTGATGGCTTCAATCTCGGCATGAATCTCGGCAGGAGTGCAGGTGCTGGTATAGATGACCATATTCATATCCATATCGTCCCGCGATGGAACGGCGATACAAACTTCATGCCTATACTATCTGACACAAAAGTTATATCTGAATCCCTAAAAGAGACATACAAAAAACTTAAAGGAGTACTATAA
- a CDS encoding LapA family protein, translating into MTVIRVISIVFVLAVLGIFIIYNTQTVNVSYLGIKFENMPLWLVVFISVFIGIFIGWFFMFIDELGLKRNLKNKEREIKALKEEIAQLRQLTITKE; encoded by the coding sequence ATGACTGTAATAAGGGTTATATCTATAGTTTTTGTCCTTGCCGTATTGGGGATTTTCATCATTTACAATACGCAAACCGTTAATGTCAGTTATTTGGGCATAAAGTTTGAGAACATGCCGCTTTGGCTTGTTGTGTTTATCTCCGTTTTTATAGGTATCTTTATAGGCTGGTTTTTTATGTTCATAGACGAGCTCGGACTAAAAAGAAACCTAAAAAACAAAGAGAGAGAGATAAAAGCCCTAAAAGAAGAGATAGCCCAGCTCAGACAACTAACGATAACAAAAGAGTGA
- a CDS encoding tetratricopeptide repeat protein, which translates to MSVNVEQIFTAIIHSQIAIFTVGLFIGALLVYIALISKQKKENIDKRKLESYIKGINYIIEDETDKAIQELTATAKLDPDMIDIYVSIGNLFRKKGEINRALIIHKSLLAKSDLSKDKKLEIYLNVGIDYRKAGLYDRAKKYFKDALSIDPKNMTAKRMLYEVYEDSRDWENALVWHKRFDGTDKHILAHIYTELGKDKLKENDTEAAKKNFEKALKEYKECVDALLHLGDIYFNYGKLEKAYQLWESVCKIRPELCNLALSRIKDETTLKKAIKNLLYELPDNQFILFFAAESYFSINQEKKALSLYKKLIKNGISSLYILKRYLASSEADDKFIKLFLSKTDIRPIRYTCTNCGHSAYKLSFRCPKCKTWDKLKVEIV; encoded by the coding sequence ATGTCCGTAAATGTTGAACAGATATTTACCGCCATAATACACAGTCAAATAGCAATATTTACAGTAGGCTTATTTATAGGAGCACTTCTTGTCTATATCGCACTTATAAGCAAACAGAAAAAGGAGAACATAGACAAAAGAAAGCTCGAAAGCTATATAAAAGGTATCAATTACATCATAGAAGATGAGACAGACAAGGCAATTCAGGAGCTAACTGCAACGGCAAAGTTAGACCCTGACATGATAGACATCTATGTAAGCATAGGTAATCTCTTTAGAAAAAAAGGCGAGATAAATAGAGCCCTAATAATACACAAAAGTCTGCTTGCAAAATCCGATTTAAGTAAAGATAAGAAACTCGAGATATATCTAAATGTTGGCATAGACTACAGAAAAGCAGGGCTTTATGACAGAGCAAAAAAATACTTCAAAGATGCTCTATCGATAGACCCAAAGAATATGACAGCAAAAAGGATGCTGTATGAAGTTTATGAAGATTCGAGGGATTGGGAGAACGCTTTAGTCTGGCATAAAAGGTTTGACGGAACAGACAAGCACATACTTGCACATATTTACACAGAGCTTGGGAAAGACAAGCTAAAAGAGAACGACACAGAAGCAGCAAAAAAGAACTTTGAAAAAGCCTTAAAGGAGTATAAAGAGTGTGTTGATGCACTTCTGCATCTTGGTGATATATATTTCAATTATGGCAAATTAGAAAAAGCCTACCAGCTATGGGAGAGTGTATGCAAAATAAGGCCAGAGCTGTGCAATCTTGCTCTATCAAGAATAAAAGATGAAACAACTTTAAAAAAAGCAATCAAAAACCTTCTTTACGAACTACCAGACAACCAGTTTATTCTCTTTTTTGCAGCCGAGTCATACTTTAGCATCAATCAAGAGAAAAAAGCTCTATCTCTTTACAAAAAGCTGATAAAAAACGGCATCTCAAGTTTGTATATTTTAAAGCGATACCTTGCAAGCTCGGAAGCGGACGACAAGTTCATAAAGCTATTCTTAAGCAAAACAGATATACGCCCAATAAGATACACCTGCACAAACTGTGGTCATTCGGCTTACAAACTATCATTTAGATGCCCAAAGTGCAAAACATGGGATAAGCTCAAAGTGGAAATAGTTTAA
- the ruvA gene encoding Holliday junction branch migration protein RuvA gives MIEALSGILREKSNLKAVIDVNGIEFNLTIPLSTFDKLPNTNKRCRLFVELVIGEKSIKLYGFATKEEKNLFNELRKISKIGPQTAISILSNISVEEFYAAIQKQDKELLTQIPGIGKKTALNIIVELSNKIPNDELNIPSVVSDAIETLISLGFSKQESEKTVKEIYSKDNSVKLEDLIKESLKSIGKHGR, from the coding sequence ATGATAGAAGCACTATCAGGAATCTTAAGGGAAAAATCAAACCTAAAGGCAGTAATTGATGTAAATGGAATAGAGTTTAACCTAACGATACCACTATCAACATTCGATAAGCTCCCAAACACAAACAAAAGATGCAGACTGTTTGTTGAGCTTGTAATCGGAGAAAAGAGCATAAAGCTTTATGGCTTTGCAACAAAAGAAGAGAAAAATCTGTTTAATGAGTTAAGAAAAATCTCAAAAATAGGCCCACAGACTGCAATATCCATACTCTCAAACATATCCGTTGAAGAGTTTTATGCAGCTATTCAGAAACAGGACAAAGAGTTACTTACGCAAATACCCGGCATAGGTAAAAAAACAGCTTTAAACATCATTGTTGAACTATCAAATAAGATACCAAATGATGAGCTAAATATACCTTCTGTAGTATCTGACGCTATAGAGACGCTTATATCCTTAGGCTTTTCCAAACAGGAATCCGAAAAAACCGTAAAAGAGATATACTCAAAAGATAATTCCGTAAAACTCGAAGATTTAATAAAAGAGTCGCTAAAATCCATAGGAAAACATGGCCGTTAA